Below is a window of Dethiosulfovibrio salsuginis DNA.
TCCGGCTACCCGTCTTTGCCTTGGTGAGCCATTACCTCACCAACTAGCTGATAGGACGCGAGCCCCTCTCAAAGCGGATTGCTCCGTTTCACCCTTAGGCATATGGGGTATTAATCCCGGTTTCCCGGGGCTGTCCCCCTCTTTGAGACAGGTTCTCACGCATTACTCACCCGTCCGCGACTCAGTATCCTTATCTTCCAGCCGAAGCCTTCCGACAAGAACCTTCGTCCCACTTGCATGTGTTAAGCACGCCGCCAGCGTTCGTCCTGAGCCAGGATCAAACTCTCCATAAAAATTCCTTTTTGCTGGCTGTGTTTCTTACTCCCCGTTTTCAGCTGTCAAGGTTCGGTGCGCCTCCGTTACAGCGGCCTTGCGGCCACCGCTCTCAGCGGCGCAGAAGGAATAATACCACCACAGGCGGTATTCGTCAACAGGCAAAAAAAGCTCTTCTTACTCACCTTCGGGACTGCTCCAACAGAACATCCCTGCTTTATTCTTTGTCCTTATACAGGAGCACGTCTTTGAGCCTCTCTCCTCTGACCATAAAAAAGACCCTCTCCGCTATGTTGCTGGCGTGGTCCCCTATTCTCTCCAGGTGTCTACCTATAAGCAGCAGTTCGGTGGCAACGAGCACACTGTCTCTATCTCCGTTCATGTGGGCCATCATGGTTATAAGCTCTTCGGACATTCCGGAAGCCATGCGATCCAATTGTTTATCGTCCCTGAAAACGTGGACCGCCATCTCCGAGTCTCCTTCAAAAAAAGACTGCATAGAGCGAGAGACCATGGATATGGAAATATCGGTCATCCTGGATATGTCCACCAAGGGCTTAAGCATAGGGTGATTGGACAGGGTTATAGCTCTCTCCGCCACGTTAACCGCCTGATCTCCTATTCTCTCCAGGTCGGTAGCGATCTTTATAACGGCGAACACAAAACGGAGCTCATCTCTGACTGGACTCCTCATGGCGATGGAGGCAAGGCACTCTCTGTTTAGGTCCGTCTCCGTCGCGTCTATAACGTCGTCTCTATCTATAACGTTTTGCGCTAACTCAGCATCTCCCTCCTTCAATGCTGTAAGGGATTTAGCCAAAGCCTGGCGAACCTCGTCCCCCATAAACCGAACTAAAGCGAGGATTCTCTCTCTGTCATCTCCATAGGCTAGATCTACTTCCTTACGTTTATGCGATAAACTTCCTTTATTCATCATGTTCGCGAACCATTTCAACAATCTCACCACTCCCACTCTCTCGACTGGACATTTCAAAAGCCATTTTTTCCCCCTTGCTAAGCTGAGTGCAGGCTTTTGCCAGTCGATTCCCCACGGCTAAATATTCCAGGCCACCGCCTCTACCGTAGTTGCCTCTTCTGAAAATATCCCTACGGATATTTTCATCCAGTTGTTTCAGCTTCTCGTAGTACCTATCGACATCGTAGGCCATTCCAAGATCTCCCAGCGCAAGGGCACCCATAGCGGATCTGACCAACTCAACCATGATGTTTCTATAGCCACCAGCTTCCATTTCGTCCGGGAGAGGACAGTTTTTTCTATTCCCATTATCGTCGAGATGAAGGGGCAACAAGCCCTTATTGATGGAGTCTTTGACGCTTTTTAGAGACTCAAGGGTGTAGGCCACTCTACCGTAGGAAACTTTGGTGCTCTCCTTACCTGAAACCTCTATCGAGTCAAAATATTCCGATGTGGCCTCCATAAGCTCCTCTGTACCATCCCTCAGTCTCTTCAATGTCTCTATATCCCCTATTTGAGTGAGAATCAGCTCTGACTCTCTCCCTAAAAAACCTGCCAACCGGGCTAGCTCTCTATCCAAAAGAGGAAGGGCCAGTCCAGGAAAGTCGACCAGCTTTGGGTTGAGATAGGCGGGCTCCCCTATGCTATCCCTGTCTCTGGAGAAAAGGAACCGCAATCCTCCGGCCATAACGTCGGTAAAAGGAAGAACTATAAACGCGTTAAGCCATACTACGGTAAACTGTAGCACTACACACCTAAGCTCTATAGACAAAAAGGATGTTATATCAAGGGCATAGGGAACCAAAAAAGAAAAGGGCAGTATAAACAGTACCCCTATGATTTTATAAAGAGCAGAGCCTATCCCTAGGAGTCGAGCGTTTTTCCTTCCTGAAAGACTGGCGATGAAGACGATAACCGACGAACCAGCATGAGATCCCATTACTATGGGATAAATCGATTCTAGAGGCAAAGAGCCAGCTCCAGCTAAGGCTATCGCCAATGCCATTACGGCGGCACTGCTTTGCAGTACCGCCGCTGATATGGTCGCAACTATCCCCATGAACCAAGGCCTGGTGCTGAGGGAGGTCAATATAGAGGCAAACCCTGGGTCGGCCATCAGTGGAGCTACTCCGATCTTTATGATGAACATCCCAGTGAGAACCAGAGATACTCCCCTGACGACGATAGATAGGTTCTGTAATTTCCCCCTGGATAGCTCGGAGGTAAAATGTGCTAGAGCCAAAAATCCCGGCGCAAGTTGAACTATAGGTAGCCCCAAAAGGAGGGTAACAAAGGTACCTCCAACGCTAGCACCTATCATAACAACCAGTGACCCCGCAAGGGATAGCATACCGACGTCTACAAGGCCTACCGCGAAGGATGTAGCTACGGCGCTACTTTGGGTTATAGCGGATAAAAGTATACCAAAACCGAAGGCCATAGGTTTACGGTCGGTGACTTCCGCCATTTTATGCCTGGCGTCTTTGCCCATACAACGCCTGAAACCCTCGGATGTCGCCGTAACTCCCATGAGAAAGAGGGCTAGACCTCCTGCTATCTGGGCCCAGTAAAACACGGAAGATGTCAAGAATATCCCCTCCTATCGACCTAAAAACTTCACCGCCTTTCTCCTTCTGAAAATAACAGGTAAAAGCAGTAAAGCTACCAATCCCCAGAGAATCAGGCATATTGGCCGATCGAAGAAGATAGCCGCCGATCCTTGAGACATTATAAGAGACTGGCCGAACCCCATCTCAGCGATAGGACCTAAAATGAGTCCTAAAACAACAGCGCCGAGGGAGAAACCAGCACGATGGAGAAAGTACCCCCCAACGCCAAAGGCGAGCATAAGCCACACGTCGAAGAGGCTGTTGTTGATGGCGTAGCTGCCGATAACCGATAGGACCGATATCATAGGTATGAGCAACGAATTAGGCACCGTCGCAACCCTGGCGAAGAAAGGAGCACCGTAAAGTCCTAAAAACAGAAAACACAGGTTAGCTAAAAAGAGGGAGAGGATAAACGCATAGGTAACGGTCCCAAAGCGGGTGAAAAGCTCCGGGCCAGGGATAAGGCCCTGTATCATCAAACCTCCCATAAGGGCAGCCGCCACGGAGTTTCCTGGAATCCCGAGGGTAAGAAGAGGGACCAAAGATCCTCCGACGCAACCGTTATTCGCGCTTTCAGCCGCCGCAACCCCTTCAGGGTTCCCCTTTCCGAAGCTATCGGGATCGGTGGAGACCTGCTTTGCCAGGTTATAGGAGATAAAGGCAGCTATGGTGGCTCCCGCACCGGGCAGAATCCCTACGACGGTGCCTATAAAGCTACCTCTAGCTATGGTTCCCCCTAACCCTTTAGGGATCGAGGCCCTTTTCAAGGAGTCTGGATCGGCACCGAGTGTCTGAACTATGTGGCTCTCCGCCGTAAGGTCCAGTATTTGGCTGATGGAGAAAAGGCCTATGAGAGCTGGCATAAAGGAAACTCCCTCAAAAAGCTCTATAAAACCGCCTGAAAACCGGATATAGCCGTCGATAGGATCCATACCGATGGAGGCTATAACCAGTCCCAATATCCCCGAAAGCATTCCCTTTACGAGGTTCCCCGATGTAAGGGTAACGATGCTCGCTAGGCCCAATATAGCCAGGAGAAAATACTCAGGAGGCCCGAAGCGAAGGGCGAACTTCGCGAGAACAGGGGCTACCATCAATAGAGCGAAGGTGGACACAATCCCTCCCCAGAAGCTCGCCACCGTAGCGATAGCTATTGCGGTACCTCCCTTTCCCTGCCTGGTCATAGGATAACCGTCGAAAGCCGTCGCTGCCGCTGCCGGAGTTCCAGGGGTGGAGAGAAGTATCGACGATATAGCTCCGCCGTACATTCCGCCGCTGTAAACTCCTCCCATCATGGCCAGACCGACCACCGGATCCATCCCAAAGGTGACGGGGATCAAAAGAGCCACCGCCATCGTGGCGGTGAGACCTGGGATAGCCCCTATTATCATGCCACCTGTGGTGCCACCTAAAACCGCTAACAGTACCTCAACCCTGAAAAGGGACGAGAGGGCGGATAATAACATATCGGTCATCTCTAACCTCCCCAAATACCGGTCGGAACAGGGACCGATAGAAATCTAACGAAGACGAGATACACAAATCCCAAAAGAACCGAAGATCCCACCGTGAGCCACAGAGGCTTTTTAAAGCCAAGTCCCCAACCGAGGGATACGAGATAGAGCCCGCTGGACAAAAAGAAACCTAAAAAAGCCAGAGAAAGAGCATAGATTACGGTCAAAACTACTGTTATAAAAAAAGCCTTAGGAGCCCTTACCCATACGATTTTTTCTGGAAAATTTTTTAGGATAGCTTGTATCAACAGAATCAGCGAAAAGACAGCCAAAACTCCGGCCAGGAAGAGAATATATCTGGCGGCGGAGACCACCCTATCGGGAAAATAGCCTACGGAGATAAACATGGCTGCCGCCAGGATTAACCCAGCGGCGGCACAAAGTAGATTCAGATGTTTTCGAGTCATACCACGAGGACCTTACCAAGGGGCTACGGCGAAGGCGGCGTCGGTATTTTTCTGAAGGGTCCTAAGGTAATCCCCGTAGACATCTCCCTGGAACACGTCCAGAAGCAACTGTCCTTTAGAGGCCTCTATAAACTCGGGATCCTTCAGGGCAGAATCAAAAACCTCTATTATCTTAGCCATAACATCATCGGGAACCCCCGCAGGGACGGCAAAGCCTCTGGATGAATCGGAAAGTACCTCGTATCCCTGCTCGACGCAGGTAGGGACGTTGGGAAGGGTGTTCCAGCGATTTTTGGTCATGACACCTAGGGCTTTCAGCTCCCCCGATTCAAGCTGAGCGTCGACCTGGGATACGTTCATAAAGGCCATGTCCAGGTGGGCACCCATTATGGCCGCCTTTTGTTCCGCAGAGCCTTTCGAGGGAACGGCGTTTATCGCTATTCCGGCGGATTTCTCCAGCTGTCTCAGGGCGAAGTCATCGTCACCGCCAGGTCCAGAGGTAGAACCGGTCATTTTCCCGGGATTTTCCTTAGCGTGGGCCACCAGCTCCTCCAGGGTGTTGAAGGGACTACTTGAGGGCACCACGATAATCCCAGGGTCAGTAACCACGTTCGCTATAGGGGCAAAGCTATCCATGGTGTATTTGGCCCTTCCAGCGGACACGTGAGCGGCCACGTGAGGGGTGTAAATACAGCCGATAGTGTAGCCATCCGCCTTGGCTCTGGCTATGTACTCAAAACCGATCTGTCCTCCAGCACCAGGTTTGTTGACTATCACGATAGGCTGGCCGAGATGTTCCTCCGCAAACTTGGCCACCAGACGAGCCATGGTGTCCGTGCCCCCTCCGGCGTTAGAGGGAACTATAATGGTCACAGGTTTTTCCGGATAAGCGGCAAAAGCCCCCCCAGTAAAACCGAGAACCCCCATCAGCACGCATAACAGGCCTAACTTTCTCATTGATAGACACTCCCTTTCGATTGTGTTTACAGAGGACGAAGCCCTCTATCCACCTTACTGCGATATGTTACACGAAGTTACCCTCTGAGGAAAGCATCTCTTTCATAAGACCGTGCCTGAGACCGTAAGTCGAGACCTCCAAGTCTAACGAGCAGGTTAATCTCGCGATAGATAGAGCGATACAGGCTCCTCCCAGTATTATTCTTGCTCTAGCGGCAGGCACTCCAGGAATGGACGAACGATCGTCCACCTTGGTTTTAGCGAAGAGAGCCACCTGTCTCTCTATCTCATTGAGGGGGATCGTAAAAGACGATCCCGAGGGGATAGGGGCTCCCCCGAGGAAAACCGAGGCCATGGAGACCAGATTGCCTCCTGTTCCGATAAGCCTACCCCCTTGTCCTCTAGCCTCGACTCCCCCTTTCTTTAGCTCGGACGCGACCCATTCCATCGCCATCTCCAAGGACCTTGAGTCGACCATATCGTCAGGAAAGAATCGATCGGAGAGGGTCAGTGCCCCTACGTTCAGGCTAAAAGGGGATTCCATATCTTTACCGGAAAAACAGGAGAACTCGGTACTCCCTCCTCCGGCGTCGAAAAGCCAACCGGAACAGCCATCGGGAACCGTCTCCCTTACGGCGCGAAGGGAATAACGAGCTTCCGTCTCCCCGGAGAGAACCTGAAGTGATAGCCCAGTCCTCTCCATAAGAGATCGTGAAAAAAACTCCGAGTTGGACGCTTTCCTAAGGGCCATAGTGCCTACCACCTTTATCGATCCAACCTCCAGATCTACCGATTCATCGATAAAGCCCTCGATGGAGGATAAGGTCCGCTCCATTCCTGTAGGATCCAATAAACCCTGTGATTCAATTCCTTGGCCTATCTTTGTCACATCGTTTTTGTCCACTAGGTGAACTATCTTTCCACTATCATCCAGGTAAGAGATGAGGAACTTCACCGAATTGGTCCCTATCTCAACCAGTCCAATGGTCTTAAAACTCAACGGCCCTTCCTCCTATTCCTTCCGGAACCTCTTCCTCCCTGTTTTTCCTTTTTTTTGCCCTTCCTGGCTCCCCCGTTGGATTTTCTGTGTTGGGCCTCAGGGAGCTCGACCTTGGTAGAATCCATTTCCTTTATTTTCTCCTCGAACCCGAAAACCGTCGGATCGATGTCCATTATGGCCTCGTCGACCTGATCCATATGGGATAGTTTATAGTCTTGTGGCAGAG
It encodes the following:
- the phoU gene encoding phosphate signaling complex protein PhoU; translated protein: MRLLKWFANMMNKGSLSHKRKEVDLAYGDDRERILALVRFMGDEVRQALAKSLTALKEGDAELAQNVIDRDDVIDATETDLNRECLASIAMRSPVRDELRFVFAVIKIATDLERIGDQAVNVAERAITLSNHPMLKPLVDISRMTDISISMVSRSMQSFFEGDSEMAVHVFRDDKQLDRMASGMSEELITMMAHMNGDRDSVLVATELLLIGRHLERIGDHASNIAERVFFMVRGERLKDVLLYKDKE
- a CDS encoding Na/Pi cotransporter family protein — its product is MTSSVFYWAQIAGGLALFLMGVTATSEGFRRCMGKDARHKMAEVTDRKPMAFGFGILLSAITQSSAVATSFAVGLVDVGMLSLAGSLVVMIGASVGGTFVTLLLGLPIVQLAPGFLALAHFTSELSRGKLQNLSIVVRGVSLVLTGMFIIKIGVAPLMADPGFASILTSLSTRPWFMGIVATISAAVLQSSAAVMALAIALAGAGSLPLESIYPIVMGSHAGSSVIVFIASLSGRKNARLLGIGSALYKIIGVLFILPFSFLVPYALDITSFLSIELRCVVLQFTVVWLNAFIVLPFTDVMAGGLRFLFSRDRDSIGEPAYLNPKLVDFPGLALPLLDRELARLAGFLGRESELILTQIGDIETLKRLRDGTEELMEATSEYFDSIEVSGKESTKVSYGRVAYTLESLKSVKDSINKGLLPLHLDDNGNRKNCPLPDEMEAGGYRNIMVELVRSAMGALALGDLGMAYDVDRYYEKLKQLDENIRRDIFRRGNYGRGGGLEYLAVGNRLAKACTQLSKGEKMAFEMSSRESGSGEIVEMVREHDE
- a CDS encoding tripartite tricarboxylate transporter permease; translation: MTDMLLSALSSLFRVEVLLAVLGGTTGGMIIGAIPGLTATMAVALLIPVTFGMDPVVGLAMMGGVYSGGMYGGAISSILLSTPGTPAAAATAFDGYPMTRQGKGGTAIAIATVASFWGGIVSTFALLMVAPVLAKFALRFGPPEYFLLAILGLASIVTLTSGNLVKGMLSGILGLVIASIGMDPIDGYIRFSGGFIELFEGVSFMPALIGLFSISQILDLTAESHIVQTLGADPDSLKRASIPKGLGGTIARGSFIGTVVGILPGAGATIAAFISYNLAKQVSTDPDSFGKGNPEGVAAAESANNGCVGGSLVPLLTLGIPGNSVAAALMGGLMIQGLIPGPELFTRFGTVTYAFILSLFLANLCFLFLGLYGAPFFARVATVPNSLLIPMISVLSVIGSYAINNSLFDVWLMLAFGVGGYFLHRAGFSLGAVVLGLILGPIAEMGFGQSLIMSQGSAAIFFDRPICLILWGLVALLLLPVIFRRRKAVKFLGR
- a CDS encoding tripartite tricarboxylate transporter TctB family protein is translated as MTRKHLNLLCAAAGLILAAAMFISVGYFPDRVVSAARYILFLAGVLAVFSLILLIQAILKNFPEKIVWVRAPKAFFITVVLTVIYALSLAFLGFFLSSGLYLVSLGWGLGFKKPLWLTVGSSVLLGFVYLVFVRFLSVPVPTGIWGG
- a CDS encoding tripartite tricarboxylate transporter substrate binding protein encodes the protein MRKLGLLCVLMGVLGFTGGAFAAYPEKPVTIIVPSNAGGGTDTMARLVAKFAEEHLGQPIVIVNKPGAGGQIGFEYIARAKADGYTIGCIYTPHVAAHVSAGRAKYTMDSFAPIANVVTDPGIIVVPSSSPFNTLEELVAHAKENPGKMTGSTSGPGGDDDFALRQLEKSAGIAINAVPSKGSAEQKAAIMGAHLDMAFMNVSQVDAQLESGELKALGVMTKNRWNTLPNVPTCVEQGYEVLSDSSRGFAVPAGVPDDVMAKIIEVFDSALKDPEFIEASKGQLLLDVFQGDVYGDYLRTLQKNTDAAFAVAPW
- a CDS encoding Ppx/GppA phosphatase family protein, which produces MSFKTIGLVEIGTNSVKFLISYLDDSGKIVHLVDKNDVTKIGQGIESQGLLDPTGMERTLSSIEGFIDESVDLEVGSIKVVGTMALRKASNSEFFSRSLMERTGLSLQVLSGETEARYSLRAVRETVPDGCSGWLFDAGGGSTEFSCFSGKDMESPFSLNVGALTLSDRFFPDDMVDSRSLEMAMEWVASELKKGGVEARGQGGRLIGTGGNLVSMASVFLGGAPIPSGSSFTIPLNEIERQVALFAKTKVDDRSSIPGVPAARARIILGGACIALSIARLTCSLDLEVSTYGLRHGLMKEMLSSEGNFV